One Labrus mixtus chromosome 12, fLabMix1.1, whole genome shotgun sequence DNA segment encodes these proteins:
- the LOC132985477 gene encoding claudin-20-like codes for MLSAAIQILAFALALLGLLGTTVATLLPNWKVSMNVWSSVMTPISQMQGLWMDCVWYSSGVFSCTMKNSVLSLPPYLQTTRAAMVLSCMVAAFGLCLASLGLKCTRWGGSRRAKGHTAIAAGGCFILASLLCLVPASWFTNEVITVFLTTDLPDSSKYQPGGALCVTFISAGFLLAGGVIFCLSCPGKGTRRPDYPYPPDPDRFVVPGDECRRWELRTEHVQPKKRKNKTVKIQTDDEVTEEKPPQEKPEHTREQRVRSSPAKLPPKDIMDSYSLQEYV; via the coding sequence ATGCTGTCAGCCGCCATCCAGATCCTGGCGTTCGCCCTGGCGCTCCTCGGCCTCCTCGGCACCACGGTCGCCACTCTGCTGCCCAACTGGAAGGTGAGCATGAACGTCTGGTCCAGCGTCATGACCCCGATCTCGCAGATGCAGGGTCTGTGGATGGACTGCGTGTGGTACAGCTCGGGGGTCTTCAGCTGCACCATGAAGAACTCGGTGCTGTCGCTGCCGCCGTACCTGCAGACCACTCGGGCCGCCATGGTTCTGTCCTGCATGGTGGCAGCGTTCGGACTCTGTCTCGCCTCTCTCGGGCTTAAATGCACCCGCTGGGGGGGCAGCCGCCGAGCGAAGGGGCACACGGCCATCGCCGCGGGGGGGTGCTTCATCCTCGCCAGCCTCCTGTGCCTCGTCCCCGCGTCCTGGTTCACCAACGAGGTCATCACCGTGTTCCTGACCACCGACCTGCCGGACAGCAGTAAGTATCAGCCTGGAGGAGCGCTCTGCGTCACCTTCATCTCCGCTGGATTCCTCCTGGCCGGGGGGGTCATTTTCTGCTTGTCATGTCCTGGAAAAGGAACGAGGCGACCAGACTACCCGTACCCCCCCGACCCCGACAGGTTCGTGGTGCCCGGAGACGAGTGTCGGAGGTGGGAGCTGCGGACTGAGCACGTGCAGccgaaaaagagaaaaaacaaaacggtTAAGATTCAGACGGACGACGAAGTGACGGAGGAGAAACCCCCTCAGGAGAAACCCGAACACACCCGGGAGCAGAGGGTCCGCTCGTCCCCCGCCAAACTCCCCCCGAAAGACATCATGGACAGCTACAGCCTCCAGGAGTACGTGTAA